The following coding sequences are from one Cygnus olor isolate bCygOlo1 chromosome 2, bCygOlo1.pri.v2, whole genome shotgun sequence window:
- the LRRFIP2 gene encoding leucine-rich repeat flightless-interacting protein 2 isoform X2 produces the protein MPHCCTGSSAPACCWNQRIKMGTPGSGRKRTPVKDRFSAEDEALSSIAREAEARLAAKRAARAEARDIRMRELERQQKEFSQHSYDRKWAHIQKWMEDSERARYSHRSSRHSYLSPLDISGSHRSRTSTSRRRDLVYDSVKDRPTRYSVPSGLYHDQRNYSSLRYSKPIPSYHTRSSSLYSDPVATTRNYRASLCGDGLHSSYSSRTSSDFSDQSETAADYFSRSNRRGSIVSDADDVQVLNSLEEKSEKSHSEIFSRPSSRNSIPLSGNSSRRGSGDTSSLLDPDASLSELRDIYDLKDQIHDVEGRYMQGLKELKDSLAEVEEKYKKAMVSNAQLDNEKNNLVYQVDTLKDVIEEKEEQIAEFCRENEEKSKELERQKHTCSVLQHKLDELKEGLRQRDELIEENQRMQQNIDCITKEVFDLQETINWKDKKIGALERQKDYFDCIKNERDELREELADLKEAMKRGEKHGLVIIPDGTPNGDVNHESAVGAITVVSQEAAQVLESAGEGPLDVRLRKLAGEKEELLSQVRKLKMQLEEERQKYSKSDGMNPDIIGLENGSDLQLIEMQRDANRQISEYKFKLSKAEQDITTLEQNIGRLEGQVARYKNAAENAEKVEDELKAEKRKLQRELRTALDKIEEMEMTNSHLMKRLEKMKANRTALLSQQ, from the exons GCAGAAGCCAGGCTTGCAGCAAAACGGGCAGCTCGAGCAGAAGCAAGAGATATACGTATGAGAGAGCTGGAGCGACAGCAAAAAGAG TTTTCTCAGCATTCATATGATAGAAAATGGGCTCATATCCAGAAATGGATG gaaGATTCAGAGAGGGCCAGGTATTCTCACCGGTCCAGTCGACATTCATATTTG AGTCCTTTGGATATCAGTGGGTCTCACAGGAGCAGAACAAGTACCTCCAGAAGGAGAGATCTTGTG tATGACAGTGTTAAGGATAGACCTACAAGATACTCGGTCCCT agTGGACTTTACCATGATCAAAGAAATTACAGCAGCCTTAGATATAGTAAACCAATTCCTTCGTATCATACTCGG TCATCTTCCCTGTACAGTGATCCAGTGGCAACAACTAGGAATTACAGG GCATCTTTGTGTGGTGATGGATTGCATAGCTCATATAGTTCTCGCACT TCCTCTGATTTTTCTGATCAAAGTGAAACTGCTGCTGATTATTTTAGTCGTTCCAACCGCAGGGGAAGCATTGTTTCTGATGCAGATGATGTCCAAGTTTTGAATAGT ctggaagaaaagagtgaaaaatcaCATTCAGAAATTTTTTCAAGG CCATCATCTCGCAATTCAATTCCTCTGAGTGGCAACTCCTCTAGGAGAGGAAGTGGAGATACAAGCAGTTTGCTGGATCCTGATGCCTCCCTCAGCGAATTACGG GATATCTATGATCTTAAGGACCAGATACACGATGTAGAAGGGAGATACATGCAGGGACTTAAAGAACTAAAG GATTCACTAGCTgaagttgaagaaaaatacaagaaagctATGGTTTCCAATGCTCAACTAGAcaatgagaaaaacaatttgGTTTACCAAGTGGATACTCTAAAGGATGTCAttgaggagaaagaagaacagATAGCTGAGTTCTGtagggaaaatgaagagaagtcaaag GAAttggaaagacagaaacacaCATGCAGTGTTTTACAGCATAAGCTGGATGAACTTAAAGAGGGCCTTCGACAGAGAGATGAATTGATAGAG GAGAATCAACGCATGCAGCAGAATATAGACTGCATAACCAAAGAGGTGTTTGATCTCCAGGAGACAATTAAttggaaagataaaaaaatagGG GCcctagaaagacagaaagattaCTTTGACTGCATTAAGAATGAGCGAGATGAGCTCAGAGAGGAGTTGGCTGACCTGAAGGAAGCAATGAAGAGAGGAGAG aaacacGGATTAGTTATAATTCCAGATGGCACACCGAATGGTGATGTAAACCATGAATCAGCGGTTGGTGCAATAACAGTTGTATCACAGGAAGCTGCTCAAGTCTTGGAATCTGCAGGAGAAGGACCATTAG ATGTCCGGCTACGAAAACTggctggagaaaaggaagaactaTTGTCCCAG gTTAGAAAGCTGAAGATGCAATTGGAAGAAGAACGACAGAAATATTCTAAAAGTGATGGCATGAATCCGGATATAATAGGCTTAGAGAATGGTTCTGACTTGCAACTAATTGAAATGCAGA gagaTGCAAACAGACAAATTAGTGAATACAAATTTAAACTTTCAAAAGCTGAACAAGATATAACTACCTTGGAACAAAAC ATTGGACGACTTGAGGGACAGGTTGCAAGAtacaaaaatgcagcagaaaatgcagaaaaagtgGAAGATGAACTCAAAGCTGAAAAGAGGAAGCTTCAGCGAGAG ttAAGAACAGCACTGGATAAGATAGAAGAGATGGAGATGACCAATAGCCACTTAATGAAAAGGCTGGAGAAGATGAAGGCAAATAGGACTGCGCTTTTATCTCAGCAGTGA
- the LRRFIP2 gene encoding leucine-rich repeat flightless-interacting protein 2 isoform X7 produces MPHCCTGSSAPACCWNQRIKMGTPGSGRKRTPVKDRFSAEDEALSSIAREAEARLAAKRAARAEARDIRMRELERQQKEFSQHSYDRKWAHIQKWMEDSERARYSHRSSRHSYLSPLDISGSHRSRTSTSRRRDLVYDSVKDRPTRYSVPSGLYHDQRNYSSLRYSKPIPSYHTRSSSLYSDPVATTRNYRASLCGDGLHSSYSSRTPSEYSWYSSRASSIRSSPVLEEKSEKSHSEIFSRPSSRNSIPLSGNSSRRGSGDTSSLLDPDASLSELRDIYDLKDQIHDVEGRYMQGLKELKDSLAEVEEKYKKAMVSNAQLDNEKNNLVYQVDTLKDVIEEKEEQIAEFCRENEEKSKELERQKHTCSVLQHKLDELKEGLRQRDELIEENQRMQQNIDCITKEVFDLQETINWKDKKIGALERQKDYFDCIKNERDELREELADLKEAMKRGEKHGLVIIPDGTPNGDVNHESAVGAITVVSQEAAQVLESAGEGPLDVRLRKLAGEKEELLSQVRKLKMQLEEERQKYSKSDGMNPDIIGLENGSDLQLIEMQRDANRQISEYKFKLSKAEQDITTLEQNIGRLEGQVARYKNAAENAEKVEDELKAEKRKLQRELRTALDKIEEMEMTNSHLMKRLEKMKANRTALLSQQ; encoded by the exons GCAGAAGCCAGGCTTGCAGCAAAACGGGCAGCTCGAGCAGAAGCAAGAGATATACGTATGAGAGAGCTGGAGCGACAGCAAAAAGAG TTTTCTCAGCATTCATATGATAGAAAATGGGCTCATATCCAGAAATGGATG gaaGATTCAGAGAGGGCCAGGTATTCTCACCGGTCCAGTCGACATTCATATTTG AGTCCTTTGGATATCAGTGGGTCTCACAGGAGCAGAACAAGTACCTCCAGAAGGAGAGATCTTGTG tATGACAGTGTTAAGGATAGACCTACAAGATACTCGGTCCCT agTGGACTTTACCATGATCAAAGAAATTACAGCAGCCTTAGATATAGTAAACCAATTCCTTCGTATCATACTCGG TCATCTTCCCTGTACAGTGATCCAGTGGCAACAACTAGGAATTACAGG GCATCTTTGTGTGGTGATGGATTGCATAGCTCATATAGTTCTCGCACT CCATCTGAATACAGTTGGTATTCTTCAAGAGCAAGCTCAATTCGAAGTAGTCCTGTG ctggaagaaaagagtgaaaaatcaCATTCAGAAATTTTTTCAAGG CCATCATCTCGCAATTCAATTCCTCTGAGTGGCAACTCCTCTAGGAGAGGAAGTGGAGATACAAGCAGTTTGCTGGATCCTGATGCCTCCCTCAGCGAATTACGG GATATCTATGATCTTAAGGACCAGATACACGATGTAGAAGGGAGATACATGCAGGGACTTAAAGAACTAAAG GATTCACTAGCTgaagttgaagaaaaatacaagaaagctATGGTTTCCAATGCTCAACTAGAcaatgagaaaaacaatttgGTTTACCAAGTGGATACTCTAAAGGATGTCAttgaggagaaagaagaacagATAGCTGAGTTCTGtagggaaaatgaagagaagtcaaag GAAttggaaagacagaaacacaCATGCAGTGTTTTACAGCATAAGCTGGATGAACTTAAAGAGGGCCTTCGACAGAGAGATGAATTGATAGAG GAGAATCAACGCATGCAGCAGAATATAGACTGCATAACCAAAGAGGTGTTTGATCTCCAGGAGACAATTAAttggaaagataaaaaaatagGG GCcctagaaagacagaaagattaCTTTGACTGCATTAAGAATGAGCGAGATGAGCTCAGAGAGGAGTTGGCTGACCTGAAGGAAGCAATGAAGAGAGGAGAG aaacacGGATTAGTTATAATTCCAGATGGCACACCGAATGGTGATGTAAACCATGAATCAGCGGTTGGTGCAATAACAGTTGTATCACAGGAAGCTGCTCAAGTCTTGGAATCTGCAGGAGAAGGACCATTAG ATGTCCGGCTACGAAAACTggctggagaaaaggaagaactaTTGTCCCAG gTTAGAAAGCTGAAGATGCAATTGGAAGAAGAACGACAGAAATATTCTAAAAGTGATGGCATGAATCCGGATATAATAGGCTTAGAGAATGGTTCTGACTTGCAACTAATTGAAATGCAGA gagaTGCAAACAGACAAATTAGTGAATACAAATTTAAACTTTCAAAAGCTGAACAAGATATAACTACCTTGGAACAAAAC ATTGGACGACTTGAGGGACAGGTTGCAAGAtacaaaaatgcagcagaaaatgcagaaaaagtgGAAGATGAACTCAAAGCTGAAAAGAGGAAGCTTCAGCGAGAG ttAAGAACAGCACTGGATAAGATAGAAGAGATGGAGATGACCAATAGCCACTTAATGAAAAGGCTGGAGAAGATGAAGGCAAATAGGACTGCGCTTTTATCTCAGCAGTGA
- the LRRFIP2 gene encoding leucine-rich repeat flightless-interacting protein 2 isoform X8 — MPHCCTGSSAPACCWNQRIKMGTPGSGRKRTPVKDRFSAEDEALSSIAREAEARLAAKRAARAEARDIRMRELERQQKEFSQHSYDRKWAHIQKWMEDSERARYSHRSSRHSYLSPLDISGSHRSRTSTSRRRDLVYDSVKDRPTRYSVPSGLYHDQRNYSSLRYSKPIPSYHTRSSSLYSDPVATTRNYRASLCGDGLHSSYSSRTPSEYSWYSSRASSIRSSPVSSDFSDQSETAADYFSRSNRRGSIVSDADDVQVLNSLEEKSEKSHSEIFSRPSSRNSIPLSGNSSRRGSGDTSSLLDPDASLSELRDSLAEVEEKYKKAMVSNAQLDNEKNNLVYQVDTLKDVIEEKEEQIAEFCRENEEKSKELERQKHTCSVLQHKLDELKEGLRQRDELIEALERQKDYFDCIKNERDELREELADLKEAMKRGEKHGLVIIPDGTPNGDVNHESAVGAITVVSQEAAQVLESAGEGPLDVRLRKLAGEKEELLSQVRKLKMQLEEERQKYSKSDGMNPDIIGLENGSDLQLIEMQRDANRQISEYKFKLSKAEQDITTLEQNIGRLEGQVARYKNAAENAEKVEDELKAEKRKLQRELRTALDKIEEMEMTNSHLMKRLEKMKANRTALLSQQ, encoded by the exons GCAGAAGCCAGGCTTGCAGCAAAACGGGCAGCTCGAGCAGAAGCAAGAGATATACGTATGAGAGAGCTGGAGCGACAGCAAAAAGAG TTTTCTCAGCATTCATATGATAGAAAATGGGCTCATATCCAGAAATGGATG gaaGATTCAGAGAGGGCCAGGTATTCTCACCGGTCCAGTCGACATTCATATTTG AGTCCTTTGGATATCAGTGGGTCTCACAGGAGCAGAACAAGTACCTCCAGAAGGAGAGATCTTGTG tATGACAGTGTTAAGGATAGACCTACAAGATACTCGGTCCCT agTGGACTTTACCATGATCAAAGAAATTACAGCAGCCTTAGATATAGTAAACCAATTCCTTCGTATCATACTCGG TCATCTTCCCTGTACAGTGATCCAGTGGCAACAACTAGGAATTACAGG GCATCTTTGTGTGGTGATGGATTGCATAGCTCATATAGTTCTCGCACT CCATCTGAATACAGTTGGTATTCTTCAAGAGCAAGCTCAATTCGAAGTAGTCCTGTG TCCTCTGATTTTTCTGATCAAAGTGAAACTGCTGCTGATTATTTTAGTCGTTCCAACCGCAGGGGAAGCATTGTTTCTGATGCAGATGATGTCCAAGTTTTGAATAGT ctggaagaaaagagtgaaaaatcaCATTCAGAAATTTTTTCAAGG CCATCATCTCGCAATTCAATTCCTCTGAGTGGCAACTCCTCTAGGAGAGGAAGTGGAGATACAAGCAGTTTGCTGGATCCTGATGCCTCCCTCAGCGAATTACGG GATTCACTAGCTgaagttgaagaaaaatacaagaaagctATGGTTTCCAATGCTCAACTAGAcaatgagaaaaacaatttgGTTTACCAAGTGGATACTCTAAAGGATGTCAttgaggagaaagaagaacagATAGCTGAGTTCTGtagggaaaatgaagagaagtcaaag GAAttggaaagacagaaacacaCATGCAGTGTTTTACAGCATAAGCTGGATGAACTTAAAGAGGGCCTTCGACAGAGAGATGAATTGATAGAG GCcctagaaagacagaaagattaCTTTGACTGCATTAAGAATGAGCGAGATGAGCTCAGAGAGGAGTTGGCTGACCTGAAGGAAGCAATGAAGAGAGGAGAG aaacacGGATTAGTTATAATTCCAGATGGCACACCGAATGGTGATGTAAACCATGAATCAGCGGTTGGTGCAATAACAGTTGTATCACAGGAAGCTGCTCAAGTCTTGGAATCTGCAGGAGAAGGACCATTAG ATGTCCGGCTACGAAAACTggctggagaaaaggaagaactaTTGTCCCAG gTTAGAAAGCTGAAGATGCAATTGGAAGAAGAACGACAGAAATATTCTAAAAGTGATGGCATGAATCCGGATATAATAGGCTTAGAGAATGGTTCTGACTTGCAACTAATTGAAATGCAGA gagaTGCAAACAGACAAATTAGTGAATACAAATTTAAACTTTCAAAAGCTGAACAAGATATAACTACCTTGGAACAAAAC ATTGGACGACTTGAGGGACAGGTTGCAAGAtacaaaaatgcagcagaaaatgcagaaaaagtgGAAGATGAACTCAAAGCTGAAAAGAGGAAGCTTCAGCGAGAG ttAAGAACAGCACTGGATAAGATAGAAGAGATGGAGATGACCAATAGCCACTTAATGAAAAGGCTGGAGAAGATGAAGGCAAATAGGACTGCGCTTTTATCTCAGCAGTGA
- the LRRFIP2 gene encoding leucine-rich repeat flightless-interacting protein 2 isoform X19 → MGTPGSGRKRTPVKDRFSAEDEALSSIAREAEARLAAKRAARAEARDIRMRELERQQKELEEKSEKSHSEIFSRPSSRNSIPLSGNSSRRGSGDTSSLLDPDASLSELRDIYDLKDQIHDVEGRYMQGLKELKDSLAEVEEKYKKAMVSNAQLDNEKNNLVYQVDTLKDVIEEKEEQIAEFCRENEEKSKELERQKHTCSVLQHKLDELKEGLRQRDELIEENQRMQQNIDCITKEVFDLQETINWKDKKIGALERQKDYFDCIKNERDELREELADLKEAMKRGEKHGLVIIPDGTPNGDVNHESAVGAITVVSQEAAQVLESAGEGPLDVRLRKLAGEKEELLSQVRKLKMQLEEERQKYSKSDGMNPDIIGLENGSDLQLIEMQRDANRQISEYKFKLSKAEQDITTLEQNIGRLEGQVARYKNAAENAEKVEDELKAEKRKLQRELRTALDKIEEMEMTNSHLMKRLEKMKANRTALLSQQ, encoded by the exons GCAGAAGCCAGGCTTGCAGCAAAACGGGCAGCTCGAGCAGAAGCAAGAGATATACGTATGAGAGAGCTGGAGCGACAGCAAAAAGAG ctggaagaaaagagtgaaaaatcaCATTCAGAAATTTTTTCAAGG CCATCATCTCGCAATTCAATTCCTCTGAGTGGCAACTCCTCTAGGAGAGGAAGTGGAGATACAAGCAGTTTGCTGGATCCTGATGCCTCCCTCAGCGAATTACGG GATATCTATGATCTTAAGGACCAGATACACGATGTAGAAGGGAGATACATGCAGGGACTTAAAGAACTAAAG GATTCACTAGCTgaagttgaagaaaaatacaagaaagctATGGTTTCCAATGCTCAACTAGAcaatgagaaaaacaatttgGTTTACCAAGTGGATACTCTAAAGGATGTCAttgaggagaaagaagaacagATAGCTGAGTTCTGtagggaaaatgaagagaagtcaaag GAAttggaaagacagaaacacaCATGCAGTGTTTTACAGCATAAGCTGGATGAACTTAAAGAGGGCCTTCGACAGAGAGATGAATTGATAGAG GAGAATCAACGCATGCAGCAGAATATAGACTGCATAACCAAAGAGGTGTTTGATCTCCAGGAGACAATTAAttggaaagataaaaaaatagGG GCcctagaaagacagaaagattaCTTTGACTGCATTAAGAATGAGCGAGATGAGCTCAGAGAGGAGTTGGCTGACCTGAAGGAAGCAATGAAGAGAGGAGAG aaacacGGATTAGTTATAATTCCAGATGGCACACCGAATGGTGATGTAAACCATGAATCAGCGGTTGGTGCAATAACAGTTGTATCACAGGAAGCTGCTCAAGTCTTGGAATCTGCAGGAGAAGGACCATTAG ATGTCCGGCTACGAAAACTggctggagaaaaggaagaactaTTGTCCCAG gTTAGAAAGCTGAAGATGCAATTGGAAGAAGAACGACAGAAATATTCTAAAAGTGATGGCATGAATCCGGATATAATAGGCTTAGAGAATGGTTCTGACTTGCAACTAATTGAAATGCAGA gagaTGCAAACAGACAAATTAGTGAATACAAATTTAAACTTTCAAAAGCTGAACAAGATATAACTACCTTGGAACAAAAC ATTGGACGACTTGAGGGACAGGTTGCAAGAtacaaaaatgcagcagaaaatgcagaaaaagtgGAAGATGAACTCAAAGCTGAAAAGAGGAAGCTTCAGCGAGAG ttAAGAACAGCACTGGATAAGATAGAAGAGATGGAGATGACCAATAGCCACTTAATGAAAAGGCTGGAGAAGATGAAGGCAAATAGGACTGCGCTTTTATCTCAGCAGTGA
- the LRRFIP2 gene encoding leucine-rich repeat flightless-interacting protein 2 isoform X15 codes for MPHCCTGSSAPACCWNQRIKMGTPGSGRKRTPVKDRFSAEDEALSSIAREAEARLAAKRAARAEARDIRMRELERQQKEFSQHSYDRKWAHIQKWMEDSERARYSHRSSRHSYLSSSLYSDPVATTRNYRLEEKSEKSHSEIFSRPSSRNSIPLSGNSSRRGSGDTSSLLDPDASLSELRDIYDLKDQIHDVEGRYMQGLKELKDSLAEVEEKYKKAMVSNAQLDNEKNNLVYQVDTLKDVIEEKEEQIAEFCRENEEKSKELERQKHTCSVLQHKLDELKEGLRQRDELIEENQRMQQNIDCITKEVFDLQETINWKDKKIGALERQKDYFDCIKNERDELREELADLKEAMKRGEKHGLVIIPDGTPNGDVNHESAVGAITVVSQEAAQVLESAGEGPLDVRLRKLAGEKEELLSQVRKLKMQLEEERQKYSKSDGMNPDIIGLENGSDLQLIEMQRDANRQISEYKFKLSKAEQDITTLEQNIGRLEGQVARYKNAAENAEKVEDELKAEKRKLQRELRTALDKIEEMEMTNSHLMKRLEKMKANRTALLSQQ; via the exons GCAGAAGCCAGGCTTGCAGCAAAACGGGCAGCTCGAGCAGAAGCAAGAGATATACGTATGAGAGAGCTGGAGCGACAGCAAAAAGAG TTTTCTCAGCATTCATATGATAGAAAATGGGCTCATATCCAGAAATGGATG gaaGATTCAGAGAGGGCCAGGTATTCTCACCGGTCCAGTCGACATTCATATTTG TCATCTTCCCTGTACAGTGATCCAGTGGCAACAACTAGGAATTACAGG ctggaagaaaagagtgaaaaatcaCATTCAGAAATTTTTTCAAGG CCATCATCTCGCAATTCAATTCCTCTGAGTGGCAACTCCTCTAGGAGAGGAAGTGGAGATACAAGCAGTTTGCTGGATCCTGATGCCTCCCTCAGCGAATTACGG GATATCTATGATCTTAAGGACCAGATACACGATGTAGAAGGGAGATACATGCAGGGACTTAAAGAACTAAAG GATTCACTAGCTgaagttgaagaaaaatacaagaaagctATGGTTTCCAATGCTCAACTAGAcaatgagaaaaacaatttgGTTTACCAAGTGGATACTCTAAAGGATGTCAttgaggagaaagaagaacagATAGCTGAGTTCTGtagggaaaatgaagagaagtcaaag GAAttggaaagacagaaacacaCATGCAGTGTTTTACAGCATAAGCTGGATGAACTTAAAGAGGGCCTTCGACAGAGAGATGAATTGATAGAG GAGAATCAACGCATGCAGCAGAATATAGACTGCATAACCAAAGAGGTGTTTGATCTCCAGGAGACAATTAAttggaaagataaaaaaatagGG GCcctagaaagacagaaagattaCTTTGACTGCATTAAGAATGAGCGAGATGAGCTCAGAGAGGAGTTGGCTGACCTGAAGGAAGCAATGAAGAGAGGAGAG aaacacGGATTAGTTATAATTCCAGATGGCACACCGAATGGTGATGTAAACCATGAATCAGCGGTTGGTGCAATAACAGTTGTATCACAGGAAGCTGCTCAAGTCTTGGAATCTGCAGGAGAAGGACCATTAG ATGTCCGGCTACGAAAACTggctggagaaaaggaagaactaTTGTCCCAG gTTAGAAAGCTGAAGATGCAATTGGAAGAAGAACGACAGAAATATTCTAAAAGTGATGGCATGAATCCGGATATAATAGGCTTAGAGAATGGTTCTGACTTGCAACTAATTGAAATGCAGA gagaTGCAAACAGACAAATTAGTGAATACAAATTTAAACTTTCAAAAGCTGAACAAGATATAACTACCTTGGAACAAAAC ATTGGACGACTTGAGGGACAGGTTGCAAGAtacaaaaatgcagcagaaaatgcagaaaaagtgGAAGATGAACTCAAAGCTGAAAAGAGGAAGCTTCAGCGAGAG ttAAGAACAGCACTGGATAAGATAGAAGAGATGGAGATGACCAATAGCCACTTAATGAAAAGGCTGGAGAAGATGAAGGCAAATAGGACTGCGCTTTTATCTCAGCAGTGA
- the LRRFIP2 gene encoding leucine-rich repeat flightless-interacting protein 2 isoform X26 encodes MGTPGSGRKRTPVKDRFSAEDEALSSIAREAEARLAAKRAARAEARDIRMRELERQQKELEEKSEKSHSEIFSRPSSRNSIPLSGNSSRRGSGDTSSLLDPDASLSELRDSLAEVEEKYKKAMVSNAQLDNEKNNLVYQVDTLKDVIEEKEEQIAEFCRENEEKSKELERQKHTCSVLQHKLDELKEGLRQRDELIEKHGLVIIPDGTPNGDVNHESAVGAITVVSQEAAQVLESAGEGPLDVRLRKLAGEKEELLSQVRKLKMQLEEERQKYSKSDGMNPDIIGLENGSDLQLIEMQRDANRQISEYKFKLSKAEQDITTLEQNIGRLEGQVARYKNAAENAEKVEDELKAEKRKLQRELRTALDKIEEMEMTNSHLMKRLEKMKANRTALLSQQ; translated from the exons GCAGAAGCCAGGCTTGCAGCAAAACGGGCAGCTCGAGCAGAAGCAAGAGATATACGTATGAGAGAGCTGGAGCGACAGCAAAAAGAG ctggaagaaaagagtgaaaaatcaCATTCAGAAATTTTTTCAAGG CCATCATCTCGCAATTCAATTCCTCTGAGTGGCAACTCCTCTAGGAGAGGAAGTGGAGATACAAGCAGTTTGCTGGATCCTGATGCCTCCCTCAGCGAATTACGG GATTCACTAGCTgaagttgaagaaaaatacaagaaagctATGGTTTCCAATGCTCAACTAGAcaatgagaaaaacaatttgGTTTACCAAGTGGATACTCTAAAGGATGTCAttgaggagaaagaagaacagATAGCTGAGTTCTGtagggaaaatgaagagaagtcaaag GAAttggaaagacagaaacacaCATGCAGTGTTTTACAGCATAAGCTGGATGAACTTAAAGAGGGCCTTCGACAGAGAGATGAATTGATAGAG aaacacGGATTAGTTATAATTCCAGATGGCACACCGAATGGTGATGTAAACCATGAATCAGCGGTTGGTGCAATAACAGTTGTATCACAGGAAGCTGCTCAAGTCTTGGAATCTGCAGGAGAAGGACCATTAG ATGTCCGGCTACGAAAACTggctggagaaaaggaagaactaTTGTCCCAG gTTAGAAAGCTGAAGATGCAATTGGAAGAAGAACGACAGAAATATTCTAAAAGTGATGGCATGAATCCGGATATAATAGGCTTAGAGAATGGTTCTGACTTGCAACTAATTGAAATGCAGA gagaTGCAAACAGACAAATTAGTGAATACAAATTTAAACTTTCAAAAGCTGAACAAGATATAACTACCTTGGAACAAAAC ATTGGACGACTTGAGGGACAGGTTGCAAGAtacaaaaatgcagcagaaaatgcagaaaaagtgGAAGATGAACTCAAAGCTGAAAAGAGGAAGCTTCAGCGAGAG ttAAGAACAGCACTGGATAAGATAGAAGAGATGGAGATGACCAATAGCCACTTAATGAAAAGGCTGGAGAAGATGAAGGCAAATAGGACTGCGCTTTTATCTCAGCAGTGA